AACAGCGGCAATGTCAGGGTAACGATCATCATCAGCGATCCGCAGGAGCACCTCTGTTCTGACGCGTTTGGTTGGCCCTCCGATCACGCGACCCACCCGTTTTCGCAGTGCCAGCATGGACTTCAACTCACTCTGCTTGGTGCGTTTGCGTGTTTGCAAGCTGATCCCAAAATACGCGAACAGCAGATGGTCATTCTTGGGCTGGAAGAGCATGTCTTCCAGCTCGGCCTTGCCCCACAGCTGGAACTCCTGCACGCCTGTCCCGATCAGGGCCAGGCGGAAGGCGTCATAGGCTTTCTTGCTGAAGTCACAGGCGGCCGCGAGGATGAAGCCGTAGGGCATATCCGGGCCCTGCACGCTCTCCTCCACGTAGCGCCGGACCTGCGTGGGGCCAATGCGCTTCTCGCGCTTGCACTGAATGATCCACTGGCGCCCAGGACTCACAAGGGGCGGGTCATCGTCATCGGATTCCTCAGGCAGGGGCGTGCGGCCCTGCTCGAACGCCCGAATGTCGATGCCGTCATCTGCGCCGCCCCGGCCAGTTGCCTCAATACTGGCCCATGACCGGAAATCATAAGCGAGTTGGCGCACCAGATCTTCAAAACGGTGCGGCTCCAGGTCTTCAAAGTGCAGAGGGTTGAGCGTTCGAGTGGCGCGGGCCATGGGTCATTCGAGCACACGAACCGTTGCTATTCGCCTCCAATGTCGGGCAAGCAAGGGCGAGAGCAGCTCAATCATGCTTGCTCCCATTGACAATCCTCTATGCGTTCTGTACATTACATCCATGGACTTCGATGGAACAGCGGTGGTATTCAAGGCGTTGGGGGACGTACACCGCCTCAGGGCCCTTCACTTCCTCGCCACCGTGGATGCCGGCTGCTGCTCCACCGGGCAGGGCGTGTGTACCTGCGACGTCCAGCAGATGCTCGGCCTGACCCAGCCCACCACCAGCCATCACATGAAGTTGCTGGTTGAGGCTGGTCTGGTCGAAACCGAGAAACGCGGGAAATGGACGTACTACACGCTCAGCGCCAAAGGCATGCTGATCGCCCGCACCGCTCTGGATGGATTGCTGGCAGCCGTGCCGCAGCAGCAAAAGGAGGCCGTATGAATCCCATGACCCTGGAGATCCTCGCCCGTGAGCATCATCAGCACCTGCTCTGGGTCGCCCGGCAGCAGCGCTGCGCTCACCTGGCCCGGCCGTTCACCTTCAAGTGGCCCTGGCCATTGAACGTCACTGCCCCTGCGGCTCCCTCCTGCGCCACCTGCTAATTTTTTACCTTTACTCATCGAAGAACGTCTATAAGGAGCCCTGCGATGACCCAGACCCTGACTGCCCCGATTCCCGGCCTGAGCGACCTCACCACGACTCAGGAGCTGATGACAGCCCTGAGAACCTTGCCCCAGCGGCCGCTGCAATTCCATCTCCACGGCGAAGTCCTGGTGCCCGCTGGATACCACGTCACGGAAGTCAAAGCCGTGACCATCGAAGCGATGGACTGCGGCGGGAAAGCCTCCTCCTGGCGCGAGACGGTCATTCAGCTGATGGATGGCTCTGCGGAGGAAGCGAAGGCTGGGTTCATGACCAACCGGAAGTTCCTGGCGATCTACGACCGCGTGGTCAAGCACATTCCCGTGCGTGATGAAGCCGAGGTGCGCTTCGAGTACGGGAATGCCACGACCCCCGCGATGCAGTACCACGTGACGCACGTTGATATCGCGTCTGAACAGATCACGGTGCACCTGCGGACCCCTGGCGTGCAGTGCAAGGCGGGCGACAGCTGCGGCACACCGGCCGAGGCGACGTCCGATGGCTGCGCACCGGACTCTGGCTGCTGCGCCCCTCAGGCCCCCATTTCGCTGGGCTGATGATGGCCTCGCCAGCGTCCACGCGTCCCGTCGTGTGGACGCTGGCTCTTTTGTGCACGGTGAGCTACGGCGCCCTGTATTACGCTCAGCCGCTGCTCGCCGTCGCCACGGAACAGGCTTACGGCTGGACCCGGGTGCAGACCGGCTTCGCGTTTACGGCGGCGCTCCTCGTGAGTGCCGTCCTGGCACCCTGGTTTGGCCGTGTTCTGGACCGGCAGGGTGGACGGCTGCTGTTGAGTGGGGGTGCCCTGAGTGGCGCCGTGGCCTTTCTTGTGCTGAGCCTGACGGACCACTACCTGCTGTTCCTGTTGGGGTGGCTGCTCGCTGGGTTCGCCATGACCCTGACCTTCTATGAGGCGGTGTTCACCGTCTTGGGGCAGCAGGTCTCAGAGGCCTTCCGGACCCGGGCCACCCTCACGGTCACCTTGGTCGCTGGACTGGCCAGCACGATCTTCGTGCCGCTCACGACGGTGTTGTTGCACGGGGCTGGGCTTCGGGTCACCCTGCTGGGATGGGCTGGCCTGCTACTGGTCATGGCGGCGCTGGTGTGGCGGGTGATCCCAGAGCATGGCCAGGCCAGGAGGATGCGAAGCCATGCGTCGTTCACCCCTGACCCCGCCGCCCTGCAGTTGGCCGCCGGGCTGACGCTGGCCCGGATCGTCACGGTGGGCGTGGGCCTGCAACTCGCGCCGCTGCTGTTGGCATCGGGCTCCAGCCCGGGAGAGGCCGCCGCATTGACCGGCCTGCTGGGCCTCAGCGCCCTGCCCGGACGGGTGCTGTTCGTTCCCTGTGTGAAGTGGGTGGGACCGGCACCACTGACTGTGATGCTGCTTGGCCTGTTGGCTGTCGGATCATGGCTGCTTCTGAATGCGCATACCGGGGGCAAAGTGACGGGCATTGTGCTGTTTGGGTTAGCCAGCGGCGCCCTCACCCTGGCCCGGTCAGAGTTGTTGGTCCGTGGGTATCCGGCAGCCGTGTATGGAGCAGTCAATGGCTGGCTGACCCGGCCTGTCAATCTGGCGCAGGCCGTCACGCCGCTGGTGATGAGTGGGTTGTTCACCTGGACCTCAGGCTATGGCCTGTCCTTGATGCTGTTGGGTGGCCTGGGAGGCATCGCCGCCTGGTTCGTCAGCAGCTATGCCGCAAAGACCGGCACACAACTTGGAGCCGCCGAACTTGGCCTCTTGGAATAAAACGACAGAATCACCAGTTGAACCGCCGTGCGGATATTGGGATGACCCGCATTGATCAGGTAATTGGCCTGTCCAGGGCCATACACCGTCAGCGGCAGAATCACAGACGGGACGCGCAGGACGGGTGAACTGCCCAGGTCATACCACTCGTCTCCAATGATTTGGGTGGCTGGGCTCAGGGGAGGGTCGTTCCAGTTGGGAGGCAGCGCCGAGGCGGGCAATTCGGCGATGGCATCTGGATCCACCGCGAGCGTGACATGCCCGTGGGGCACCCGGTGCAGCGCGCCGCTGCCCACTTGAACAATCACCTCCAGCAGGGCTTGCCCCAGGGTGTCACTGGCGTAGATGATGCGGCGGTCAAACTCGAGCGCGCGATCGGCACTGTTCCAGCGACCGCCAAACTTTGCGGCGCCGAAGCCATGGTCGGTGAGGAGGGGTTGGGTGGCGTACTGCAGTTTACTGACGCGGTGGAGGGTCAGGGTCACGTGTAGACGCCGTGCTCAAGCCTGCTCAGCACGGTCGTCACGTACTCGGCGCCTTCGGGCGGAAGGGCAAACTGAAGGGGGGTGCGGTGGCCAAAGGTGGCGCGCGGCGTCTGCAACCAGACGTGGGCGGCGTCCTTGTGCTCGAAGTACCGCTCCGCAGCTTCCGTCACCCGGGCCAGGTGGTACAGGTGCGTGCTGACGTCCGCGCTGAGTGCGCGGCCGGTGCGCCGGTAGCGGTGGTACGTACTGCTGCTCAGTTTCAGCAGTGACAGGGTCTCGGCCAGGCTCAACCCGAGGTGCGTGCCCAGCCGCTCGACAGTGGCTGGACTCAAGCCAGCATGCACCGCTTCACCAAGATCCAGGAGGGTGGTGGCCTTCAGCCCGAGCAGTGCGGTTCCGGGCAGGACAGGGGGGGTGCGGGTGGGCGTAAACGTCTGGGTCATGTTGTCAGCCTTCAGGGCGAGGAGAGCGCAAGCCGCTCCAGGCGGCGCTGGTCTCCCCTGCGAGCAAACCCCCGCTAGACGGAGATTGACCTGCCGGGAAGCGAACCAGATCCGTGTGACCAGAACAGGGACGTGGTGACAGTGCCAACCCTGGCGGGGCACTGTGGGCTCGCGGCCTGTTCGTGGGCTTCCAGAGCCCCCGAACCCTGACGCCAGGTCAGGTGACCGGCACCGCTGGCGAGCGGTCCAGGGGCCGCTCGACTGGCAAGACCACCAGTGACTTCAGAAGAGCATTTTGAGAATGCGGAAATGTAATAGGTTGATCTGGCGTGCGCAGACCAGTTGGAACAGGTGGCCTGAGCCAGCCGCTGGCATGGCCTTCCGCGCCTCGGGGGCAGCGCAGGTCTATGGCCTGCATCACTTCCCTCATGCTGGGTCTATCTCAGTTTTACATCTGAACACATATTCATACATAATGACGGTATGCGTGTGCCTCCTGATGACCAGTCTGCCGCACCCCTCGACGTCCTCGTGATTGGTGGGGGCCAGGCGGGCCTCGCGGCCGGCTACCACCTCCAGCGCGCCGGGCGGACTTTCTGCATCCTCGATGCCAACGCCCGCACCGGCGACAGCTGGCGCGCGCGCTACGACTCCCTCGTGCTGTTCACCCCGGCCAAACGCAGCGCCCTGCCGGGGTTGCCCTTCCCCGGCGACCCTGAGCACTACCCCACCAAGGACGAGGTGGCCGACTACCTGCACGCTTACGTCCAGGCGTTTGAGCTTCCAGTCGCGCACGCGTCCCCCGTCCTGCACCTCCAGGCCACACCCACCGGATTCACCGCTGACACGCCGCAGGGCCACTGGACGGCCCGCGCGGTCGTGGTGGCCACTGGCCCCTTCCAGACGCCGCACACGCCTGCCTTCGCCCGCACCCTCGCACCCGACGTGGTCCAGTTGCACAGCAGCGCGTACCGGCGGCCCACCGACCTGCCCCCCGGCCGCGTGGTGGTGGTGGGTTCCGGCAACTCCGGCGCCCAAATTGCCCAGGAACTCAGCCGCACCCACACGGTCACGGTCGCGCAGGGCCGCCCTCAGCCCGCCCTGCCCCAGCGCCTGCTCGGGCGCGACATCTTTGATGGGCTCAGCGCCCTGGGCCTGCTGGAGGTCAAGGCCGCTTCACCCCTCGGCCGCGTCTTGCAGCGCCGGGACCCTGTGATTGGCACGAACCTCAGGTACCTAAGCCGGACCAGGCAGCTCCGGCTCGCGCCGCGGATCGTGGGCACGGCCGGCCGGGCGCTCATCACCGAGGACGGAGGGCACCTGGAAACCGAGAGCGTACTCTGGGCCACCGGCTTCCGCCCGAACTACCGCTGGCTGGCGGTGGACGTGCTCAATGACCAGGGCCAGCCCATGCACGACGGCGGTGTCACCCGCGTTCCAGGCGTCTTCTTCCTGGGCCTTCCCTGGCAACGCACGCGGAATTCCGCTCTGCTGGGCGGGGTTGGGCAGGACGCCCAGCGGCTGATTGACCGCCACCTCCTGTAACTGCCAGAGCCGCACAGAATGCCTTTTCACGGGTTGTTGCGCGCGATCATGAATGCGACTCGTGCTACGGTACCGGTACCTCTCACCCTTATGGCCCACCCCCCGCCACGCGCGCCACACACCCACCCCGCCCACTTCCTGGCCGGCCTGACCCTGGCCAGCGGCTGGGACGTGCTGACGCCCCTGGGCACCGCGGCGCCCGTTCATGAAGGGCAGCATTCGGTCGGCTACTTCGTGCGGCACCGCGACGGGCGCGAAGGGTTCCTGAAAGCCATTGACCTGTCTGACGTCTACCAGGCCCCCAACGTCATGCTCGAGCTGCAACTCGTGTCCGCGCAGTTCAATTTCGAAGTCAAACTGCTCGACATTTGCCGGGACCTGCGCATGCACCGCGTCGTGCGGGCGATGGATCACGGCGAGGAGCGGCTGCCTGGCAGCATCGTCCCGGTGCCCTACATCGTGTTTGACCGCGCGGCCGGGGACATCCGCGACCACTTGGCCATGACGACCATCGATTCGGTCTGGCTGCTGCACTGCGTTCACCACGTCACGGTGGGGCTGCAGCAGTTGCACGGGGCCCGGTACGCCCACAATGACCTGAAACCCGCCAACGTCCTGGTGTTTCCCGGGGACGGCTGGAAGATTGGCGACCTGGGCCGGGCCGTGGACGCCCGCGGCACCTCCCCCCACCACGAGCATCTGTTCTCCGGCACCATGGAGTACGCCCCGCCCGAAGTGCTGTATTTCGCGCCGTCCACCGAAGTCTGGCGGGAGCGCAAATGGGCTGACCTCTACATGCTGGGCGGGCTGGTCACCTTCCTGTTTACCCATCAGCACTTCAATACGTATTTGTACGCTGAGCTGGACGAGCCCCTTCAGCCCATCATCTTCTGCGGGGAGTGGGAAGGCAGCTTTGCGGATCTGGTGCCGCACCTGCTGAGCGCCTTTGGCCGGGCGATGCAGGCGGTCGAGCGTGATCTGCTGGCCCGGGTCGGGCCGGAGCTGACTCCCGACCTGGCCCGCTGTATCCGGGAACTCTGCTTTCCAGAGCCTGCCCGGCGCGGGCACCCGAGCAACGTCGGCACCCTTGACCCCACGGGCGTGCAGCGGTACGTGAGTCTGTTTGACCGGCTGCGGCAGCGGGCCCTGCTGGCCCAGCGGCGTGCGCGGTGACCCAGTTGCCGCGGCAGGAAGACCGGCGCGTCCTTCCGCGCTGGCGGGAGACCGCCACCGCCGTCCAGCTGGGCGAAGCCAACAGCCTGAACGCTGCGCCGCCCAAGGAAGCGCAGCGTGTCCGGGCGCAGGCCAGCGTCCGCCTGTTGGAGTTACAGACGGCATTTGCCCTACACCCTTCCGTGGGGCGGGCCGCTGAACTCACCGGCGCGGCCACCCTCCTGCGCCAGGTTGAGGGCGCGCAGGCCGCCGCCGCCTTTTTGCTGCGCCACCCTCACGACACCACAGCGCGGGTCTTGCAGGCCGCCCGGCACATCCTGGGCCAGCCGTTGGCCGGGTTGCGTTCCCTCCCCACAGCCAACCTGGATGAACTGGCCCCAGACGACATGCACAGTGAAGTGCGCCGGCTGCGCGCGAACCTGAACGCGTTTGGCCGCGACCCACTGGCCCACGTGGACCTGGCCCGCATGTACGCCGCCCTGGGCGCGACCCGCAAGGCCGAGCGGCACCTGCGGGTCGCCGTGGGCCTGGCGCCGCACCACCGGCTGGTGCTCCGGGCGGCCGTGCGGTTTTACGTGCACGTTCAGGCGCCAGACGAAGCGGTTGATCTGCTCCGGCGTCAACCTCGTACCCCCCACGACCCCTGGCTGATGGCCGCCGAGATCAGCGCTGCCATGGTGGCGGGCCTGGTGCCCCGAAGCATCAAACGGGCGCGCGAAGTGCTGGACCGCCGGGAATTTCGGCCCCACCACATCAGTGAGCTGGCCGCGGCCCTCGGCACCCTGGAACTCCAGGACGCCAAACCCAAAACCGTGCGGCGGCGGCTCCAACAAGCGCTGGAGCAACCCACCGAGAACGCCCTGGCGCAGGTGCAGTGGGCGGCCCCTCAAGTGCGTCTGAACCTGGATGAGCGCCAGTGGCCCGACGTGCCGCGCAACTTTGAGGCGGCCGGATGGGCCAGCTATGAAGCCCAGCAGTTTCAGGCGGCGCGCGCCGCTTACCTCGCATGGTTCCAGGATGAACCGTTTTCCGCAGAACCCGCGATCCTGGCGGGGTATCTCTCGCACCTGCTTGATCCCACCCCCAGCCGGGCCATTGACCTCACGCGCATGGCGCTGGCCGCCTCCCCGGACGAGGACCTGCTGCTGAACAACATGGCCTTCTACCTCGCTGAAGCCGGGCAGCTCGACCTGGCCCAGCAGTACCTCGCGCGGACCCAGCCGCTGCCCCCTGACACGGAACTGGGCCTCACGCTCAGCGCCACCCAGGGCCTGATCGCATTTCGCCGTGGCAACGAAGAACTGGGGCGCGCGCGCTATGAACAGGCCATCGCGGCGGCGCGCGCCCGGTCGCTGTGGGAATACGAAACGCTCGCCACGCTGTACTACAGCCGGGAACTGGCCCGCATTCAGGATCCATCTGCCCCGGAACGGCTGATGCGGGCGCGCCTCATGGCAGAAAAGATTGCGGAGCCTGGGCTGGTGCTGACCGCTCAGCGCGCCATGGCCGACGTGCTGGCCTTCAGTGAGGCGTAAACGCGGGGGTGGCCTGAGGCCACCCCCGCGCAAGGTTCGCTGATCAGGACGCTTTGAGCCGCAGGGCCGCCACCTGGGCGTCAAACTCCGCTTCTGTGATCACCCGCACCAGTCCGGTGTCATCGCGGCGGATCATGGTGTAGTAGCGGGAGTTGTTCTCCAGGCGGCCCAGCTGGACATTAAAGGCCTGAACCACCGTCGCACCGTCGGGACGCTTCTCGATTTTGACGGGCACGGTGCCCACCAGATAAAACTTGGTCATCTACTCACCGCCTCCCTCTGCACTGACGCTGGCCCAGACCTGCTGGTACATCAGTGTACTCGCATCAATGAGTGTATCCAAGACAATCCGCTCAATGGCGGACAGTTCTGCCTTGCGTTCGAGGACCCGCCGCATTTCGTACAGGCGGTGCTCATAGGCGTCCAGCTCATCAAATGCCGCGTGACAGAACTTAATTTCCGCCGCGTGCCCCTGCACAGAGACCACAAACTGCAGGTCGCGGTAGCCACTGGCCTGAGGCTTGAGGAACCGGTCTTGAAAGGCCAGCACGTCAAAGCCCTCATGCACGCGCGCCGCCGCCGCGTATAGGGGGGCGAGTTGCCCAAACACGTATTTGCCCCCCAGGATGTCGAGTGGCACCAGACCGAACAGGTTACCTTTCTCTTCCGTGCGGGCCCAGCTTTTGATGCCGTTCGGCCGGGGGGTGGCCCGCGCGCCAGAGAGGGTGCCGAAGAGCGTGAGTTGAGAGAGGAATTCGTTGCTCAGGTCCTGCGCCTGGGCATAGGCTTCTTGCAGATTCTCGGTGGGTTGTCGAATCTCGGCTGGCCGTCTGGGAAAGCGTACACGAAGCGCGTGCGTGACGTTGAGCAGCTCGGCCGACAGCCCATGTGATGAGGCATTGGGGGAAAGGTCATCTGCCGTCATGGAAGGTGGTCCAGTCTACTCAAGAAGTTCTCCCCGCCTACGCTTGATCGCCAGGCAGGTGGCAGGCGCCGGCTGAGCACCGGAGGTCACGTCCGTGGCGCAGGGCAATGTATCGGAAAACCACTGCCCCTTTTTGCAGGAAGGAGGCATCGGCCGACCTGGCGTCTGTCTGGGACCGACGCAAAACAGGCTGCGAATGGCCCTGAAGGCCGTTGCTGAAACCTGGTCCTGCACGGTGTGCCTTCAACTTCTGCCGCGCGTCCGTCTCGCCCCCCGTACAGTAGGTGTTATGGAGACTCCAGGCATCTGGGCGCGGATGCGCGCCTTTACCCGTGGCGAGCGCGACGCGCAGACCCTCTACGCCTACCGGCAGGCGGGTGCGGCGGTGCATCCCCTGCTGGACGCGGCGGAACGCCGCCGCTTCGACCTGCTGGTGGGCGGCGTCAGTCCCTTTGCCCTCAAGCGCCATGTGGGGCTGGAACTGGCCTGCGCCTGGAACGCTTTCGCCCTGCAAACCCTGGGGGACAAGATGCTGGCGGCCGATGAAACGGCCGATCCAGGCACCGTGGGCTTCGTGCCGCCCGTAACATTTGATCAGGTGGAGGCCTATTACCAGCAGGTGCAGCGCTGGCTGGGTCACGCCAGCCAGGCGACCCATGATCCCGACTTTGACCTGCCCCAGGGCACCCTGCCCGCTGCCCTGCCGGCCTGGTCGCCCGTGGAGCCCTGTCCCCGGCCCCACCTGGAGGCCATGATGGCGGCGCTGGAGGCCATGCGCCTGCATGCCGAAGCGGCGATGCACGGCCTGGAGGAGGCCACGCCCCCCAGCGATCAGGCCAGACTCGCCAAGCTTCGAGGTCAGTTTGCCGAAGCCATGTCCAAAGCCCAGTACGCCGCGGGCATGTACCGGCCGAACGCCTCCGCCGAACTGCATGAGCAGATTGAAACCCAGGCCAAAGCCGCCATTGAAGCCCTGTACCGGGCCGGCCAACTGATCAGCTACCCGGCCCTGATGAATGAGCGCCCGCCGGGCACAGGCGCGCCCAAGCGCCCACGGGGAGGTGGGCCCTTCCTGCGCACGCCGCTGCCCGGCGAGAAGGGGTTTGACCCCTGGGCCATGACCGATCCAGCGTCCACCGCGTCCCTGAAACGCAACCCGGATGCAGCGCGCGTGATTGCCGAGATGTGGGCCCTGGACCCCGATCCAGCCGCAAGTGTGGCCCTGTGGGATGACATCCGGCGCGCCGTGGAGACGGGTGGCGCCGCCATCGCCCAGACCAGCAGTGGCACGCCCGTCGGCTTTTACTTCTGCACACCCTACTGCGCCATTTACGAGGCCAAGCGGCCACTGCGGCTGGGCGACACGTCGGTGGCGCCGGGGGAGCGCTTCACCCTCGAATGTGCGGCGGAAGGCGTGCGGGTTGGCTACCCCTTCAAACGGGAAATTGTGACTGGCACGTTTCAAAGCGCGGCCATTGATTACTGCGACCCGGATCAACCGCCCCCCCACGAGTAAACCGGCGCTCTGAAGGTCACCTGAGGACGACAACCCGGCGCAGGCCAGGGGCGGGGGCAAGGACGTTCACCAGTTCCGCCGCCGCCCATCCACCCTGCACGGCTCATCAGGATTCGGGTACACCCGTGATGGAAGAACGGGTGTACCCCACCGAAGACAGAAGGAAAAACGGGGACGGAGCGGCGTGAAGGCACCGAAACTTCGGTGCCGGAACGGATGATCCGGAATCCGGCTCAGGTCTCTGCCCCGATTGGCTCCACAAATCCCTTGTACGCAGCAAGGAACACCATGGCAACAACCGTCATGGCCACGAGGGCATACCGGAGTTCCGATTGAGGCAGGCCTCCCGCGCCTTCCCAGAACAGGCTCACCAGTTTGCCGCCGGATGTCCCCGCCGCAATGACGCCCAGCAGGGCGGCCATCAGCCATTGGAACTGCTGTCTCTTGAAATTTCGACGTTCTTTGAATTTTTCAAGATTCAGAGTCGTATTGAATGCGATGGCCGCTCTTGTTGCTTCGATGTTGTGCGCCTTCTGTACCTCAGTGAACCAATCATTGAGCTCACCGAAGTGAAAAGGACGTCGACTGGCGTAGTCATATAACGTCTGGCGCTTCCGGTTGGTGATCAGCTCCTCAACAGTGTGGGCGTGCTCAGTACCCGACACTTTCTGGGGAGTGCGTGTGGAACGGCGTCAAGAGGTCAATCAAGTCGCCCAGGCGGGCTGACTCCCGGCCGAGCGACCGTACCAGTTCCCGCAAACCCATCTTCACCACGCT
Above is a window of Deinococcus arcticus DNA encoding:
- a CDS encoding MFS transporter, which codes for MASPASTRPVVWTLALLCTVSYGALYYAQPLLAVATEQAYGWTRVQTGFAFTAALLVSAVLAPWFGRVLDRQGGRLLLSGGALSGAVAFLVLSLTDHYLLFLLGWLLAGFAMTLTFYEAVFTVLGQQVSEAFRTRATLTVTLVAGLASTIFVPLTTVLLHGAGLRVTLLGWAGLLLVMAALVWRVIPEHGQARRMRSHASFTPDPAALQLAAGLTLARIVTVGVGLQLAPLLLASGSSPGEAAALTGLLGLSALPGRVLFVPCVKWVGPAPLTVMLLGLLAVGSWLLLNAHTGGKVTGIVLFGLASGALTLARSELLVRGYPAAVYGAVNGWLTRPVNLAQAVTPLVMSGLFTWTSGYGLSLMLLGGLGGIAAWFVSSYAAKTGTQLGAAELGLLE
- a CDS encoding restriction endonuclease, translating into MARATRTLNPLHFEDLEPHRFEDLVRQLAYDFRSWASIEATGRGGADDGIDIRAFEQGRTPLPEESDDDDPPLVSPGRQWIIQCKREKRIGPTQVRRYVEESVQGPDMPYGFILAAACDFSKKAYDAFRLALIGTGVQEFQLWGKAELEDMLFQPKNDHLLFAYFGISLQTRKRTKQSELKSMLALRKRVGRVIGGPTKRVRTEVLLRIADDDRYPDIAAVPDFDVNPPWAIHQVQCLNMRDNLVLELRRHFAYLDSESGEWDALDHSWPTRSHRTLYGQDRTFDPTYAAYHAAWQQRVPQENQAELVILTILPLSRVLGVDEEGDLGHPLPILYVDATSSGTLLDPLEERLYLEQRPLLGRNTEHEALPEQRIPFFKDFKLEEGETPDA
- a CDS encoding DUF6428 family protein, which produces MTQTLTAPIPGLSDLTTTQELMTALRTLPQRPLQFHLHGEVLVPAGYHVTEVKAVTIEAMDCGGKASSWRETVIQLMDGSAEEAKAGFMTNRKFLAIYDRVVKHIPVRDEAEVRFEYGNATTPAMQYHVTHVDIASEQITVHLRTPGVQCKAGDSCGTPAEATSDGCAPDSGCCAPQAPISLG
- the parS gene encoding type II RES/Xre toxin-antitoxin system antitoxin; its protein translation is MTQTFTPTRTPPVLPGTALLGLKATTLLDLGEAVHAGLSPATVERLGTHLGLSLAETLSLLKLSSSTYHRYRRTGRALSADVSTHLYHLARVTEAAERYFEHKDAAHVWLQTPRATFGHRTPLQFALPPEGAEYVTTVLSRLEHGVYT
- a CDS encoding ArsR/SmtB family transcription factor, whose protein sequence is MDFDGTAVVFKALGDVHRLRALHFLATVDAGCCSTGQGVCTCDVQQMLGLTQPTTSHHMKLLVEAGLVETEKRGKWTYYTLSAKGMLIARTALDGLLAAVPQQQKEAV
- a CDS encoding flavin-containing monooxygenase, which translates into the protein MRVPPDDQSAAPLDVLVIGGGQAGLAAGYHLQRAGRTFCILDANARTGDSWRARYDSLVLFTPAKRSALPGLPFPGDPEHYPTKDEVADYLHAYVQAFELPVAHASPVLHLQATPTGFTADTPQGHWTARAVVVATGPFQTPHTPAFARTLAPDVVQLHSSAYRRPTDLPPGRVVVVGSGNSGAQIAQELSRTHTVTVAQGRPQPALPQRLLGRDIFDGLSALGLLEVKAASPLGRVLQRRDPVIGTNLRYLSRTRQLRLAPRIVGTAGRALITEDGGHLETESVLWATGFRPNYRWLAVDVLNDQGQPMHDGGVTRVPGVFFLGLPWQRTRNSALLGGVGQDAQRLIDRHLL
- a CDS encoding protein kinase domain-containing protein, coding for MAHPPPRAPHTHPAHFLAGLTLASGWDVLTPLGTAAPVHEGQHSVGYFVRHRDGREGFLKAIDLSDVYQAPNVMLELQLVSAQFNFEVKLLDICRDLRMHRVVRAMDHGEERLPGSIVPVPYIVFDRAAGDIRDHLAMTTIDSVWLLHCVHHVTVGLQQLHGARYAHNDLKPANVLVFPGDGWKIGDLGRAVDARGTSPHHEHLFSGTMEYAPPEVLYFAPSTEVWRERKWADLYMLGGLVTFLFTHQHFNTYLYAELDEPLQPIIFCGEWEGSFADLVPHLLSAFGRAMQAVERDLLARVGPELTPDLARCIRELCFPEPARRGHPSNVGTLDPTGVQRYVSLFDRLRQRALLAQRRAR
- a CDS encoding RES family NAD+ phosphorylase, encoding MTLTLHRVSKLQYATQPLLTDHGFGAAKFGGRWNSADRALEFDRRIIYASDTLGQALLEVIVQVGSGALHRVPHGHVTLAVDPDAIAELPASALPPNWNDPPLSPATQIIGDEWYDLGSSPVLRVPSVILPLTVYGPGQANYLINAGHPNIRTAVQLVILSFYSKRPSSAAPSCVPVFAA